The following are from one region of the Verrucomicrobiota bacterium genome:
- a CDS encoding CehA/McbA family metallohydrolase has product MRAEKLPFFRDHFVCTGKVQLDLSPGNYSYEIERGPEYLVRTGSVIVTAAATQNLALRLERLVDMAAEGWWSGDLHVHRPVKDIELLMWAEDLHVAPVMTWWNAKNEWSKRKPPADLMVQFDGNRFYHVMAGEDEREGGALLYFNLKEPLPIASAAREYPSPMKFLKDARQNTGVWVDIEKPFWWDVPVWLASGQVDSIGLANNHMCRDQMYESEAWGKPRDKERLPPPRGNGFWTQEIYYHILNCGLRIPPSAGSASGVLPNPVGYDRVYVQVGPDLTYEKWWEGLRAGRSFVSNGPLLRCKANDQWPGHVFKVKSQLDIEVEAALNTRDPILAIEIIKNGRVDRAVPFEQWKRTGKLGKMKFTESGWFLVRAITDNPKTFRFASTAPFYVEIGERKRLISRESAQFFLDWVRERMSRIKLDDAKQREEVLAYHRMAEKFWQEKVEKANAR; this is encoded by the coding sequence GTGAGAGCGGAGAAGCTGCCTTTTTTCCGCGACCACTTTGTTTGCACCGGCAAAGTTCAACTCGACCTGTCTCCTGGCAATTACTCTTACGAAATCGAGCGCGGGCCGGAGTATCTAGTGCGCACCGGATCGGTCATCGTCACCGCTGCCGCCACGCAGAATCTCGCGCTGAGGCTGGAGCGTTTGGTGGACATGGCGGCGGAAGGTTGGTGGTCGGGCGATTTGCACGTGCATCGGCCAGTGAAGGACATCGAACTGCTCATGTGGGCAGAAGACTTGCACGTGGCGCCGGTCATGACCTGGTGGAACGCAAAGAACGAATGGAGCAAACGGAAACCACCCGCCGACCTGATGGTTCAGTTCGACGGAAATCGCTTTTACCACGTCATGGCCGGCGAAGATGAACGTGAAGGCGGCGCGCTGCTTTACTTCAACCTGAAAGAGCCGTTGCCCATCGCATCAGCCGCGCGCGAATATCCCTCGCCAATGAAGTTTTTGAAAGACGCGCGTCAAAATACCGGCGTGTGGGTGGACATCGAGAAGCCATTCTGGTGGGACGTGCCGGTTTGGCTCGCGAGCGGACAGGTGGATTCGATTGGACTGGCGAACAACCACATGTGCCGCGATCAGATGTACGAAAGCGAAGCGTGGGGCAAGCCGCGCGACAAAGAGCGTTTGCCGCCGCCGCGCGGCAATGGATTTTGGACGCAGGAAATCTATTACCACATCCTCAACTGTGGCTTACGTATTCCACCATCGGCGGGCAGCGCGTCCGGCGTGTTGCCGAATCCGGTCGGTTACGACCGCGTCTATGTTCAGGTCGGACCGGACCTCACGTACGAAAAATGGTGGGAAGGTTTGCGCGCCGGCCGTTCGTTTGTCTCGAACGGGCCGCTCTTGCGCTGCAAAGCCAATGACCAATGGCCCGGACACGTGTTCAAGGTGAAGTCACAGTTGGACATCGAGGTCGAGGCTGCGCTCAATACTCGCGATCCGATTTTGGCGATCGAAATCATCAAGAATGGCCGTGTCGATCGCGCAGTGCCCTTCGAGCAATGGAAGCGCACGGGCAAATTGGGCAAGATGAAGTTCACCGAAAGCGGCTGGTTTCTCGTGCGAGCCATTACGGACAACCCCAAGACGTTCCGTTTCGCTTCAACGGCGCCGTTCTACGTGGAGATTGGCGAGCGCAAGCGACTCATCAGCCGCGAGTCCGCCCAGTTCTTTCTGGATTGGGTGCGCGAGCGAATGA
- a CDS encoding DUF1553 domain-containing protein: protein MKPPALFFRTTRSSFRLAWFQPAIWLAVALTLNAFAAPPSPGEGSKAPPTTNHWAFKPPVRPATPKVRNQKWPRNAIDNFVLVRLEQKKILPSPEADRATLIRRLSFDLIGLPPTPQEVDEFVNDKSSGAYDKLVERLLASSHYGERWGRHWLDAAGYADSNGYFNADSDRPLAYKYRDYVVRSINDDKPFDRFIQEQLAGDELCGYQPDGDITPEMEELLIATHFLRNAPDGTGESDGNPLELKVDRYSVLEGNVQILGSAFLGLTVQCARCHDHKFEPIKQSEYYALQAILRPAFDPEHWRKPNERALTVGTRAARGESKRQLEKYDRELKALNESLEGLTTPFRKLGLRENLEKILEPTRAAIQKALDTKEKERTEEMKALLKTNEAIVQIKDEDLIKRFPELSAGFNSLKDAIKKREAERPSALPQIAVLTEPGTELPKHHLLVRGVYANEGAEVPPGVPAVFCSARNSYQLVSNTAQKNSGRRLALARWLTSPEHPMVGRVLVNRVWQHHFGEGLVATVDNLGVTGAKPSHLELLDYLATEFVQSGWKLKSLHRLIVNSATYRQSGALRDAAYAVDPENTLLWRYPLQRLDAESVRDAILFTCGELNLELGGAYVPTKANSDSQVVVDEAIAGAKRRSLYLQHRRTQPLTMLDVFDTARMNPNCTRRNPSTVSLQSLALLNSDFIRARSRAFAQRLEKECGADNQQRLERTFLLALGRKPNPTERSAAEEFLQSQTTHYADKPDKAERVWTDFCQMVLAGNAFLYVE, encoded by the coding sequence ATGAAACCGCCCGCATTGTTTTTCCGAACCACCAGGTCTTCCTTTCGCCTGGCCTGGTTTCAGCCGGCAATCTGGCTCGCGGTCGCCTTGACTTTGAATGCTTTCGCTGCTCCACCGTCTCCGGGAGAAGGAAGCAAGGCGCCGCCTACTACCAATCATTGGGCCTTCAAGCCTCCTGTTCGACCGGCGACGCCCAAAGTGCGAAACCAAAAATGGCCGCGCAACGCCATCGACAATTTCGTGCTCGTCCGGCTCGAACAAAAGAAAATCTTGCCTTCGCCTGAAGCCGACCGCGCCACCTTGATTCGCCGTTTGAGCTTTGATCTGATCGGTCTGCCGCCAACGCCGCAGGAGGTGGACGAGTTTGTGAACGACAAAAGCTCCGGCGCGTACGACAAACTCGTGGAGCGACTGCTTGCCTCTTCGCACTACGGCGAGCGTTGGGGTCGCCACTGGCTCGACGCCGCTGGTTACGCGGATTCAAACGGTTACTTCAACGCCGACAGCGATCGGCCGCTGGCTTACAAGTATCGCGACTACGTCGTTCGCTCGATCAACGATGACAAGCCGTTTGATCGGTTCATTCAGGAACAACTCGCCGGTGACGAATTGTGCGGCTACCAGCCCGACGGCGACATCACTCCGGAAATGGAGGAGTTGCTCATCGCGACGCATTTTCTCCGCAACGCGCCGGACGGGACAGGCGAGAGCGACGGCAATCCGCTGGAGTTGAAGGTGGATCGATATTCCGTGCTGGAAGGCAACGTTCAGATTCTTGGCTCTGCGTTTCTCGGTCTGACCGTCCAATGCGCCCGCTGTCACGACCACAAGTTTGAACCCATCAAACAGTCAGAATACTACGCGCTCCAGGCGATTCTTCGTCCCGCGTTCGATCCGGAGCACTGGCGCAAGCCGAACGAGCGCGCGCTCACCGTCGGCACGCGCGCCGCCCGCGGGGAAAGCAAACGTCAGCTTGAAAAATACGACCGGGAACTCAAGGCGCTGAATGAAAGCCTGGAGGGGTTGACTACGCCGTTTCGAAAACTCGGTCTGCGCGAGAATCTGGAGAAGATTCTTGAACCGACACGCGCCGCCATCCAAAAAGCACTCGACACAAAAGAAAAGGAGCGCACCGAAGAAATGAAGGCGCTGCTGAAAACCAATGAGGCCATCGTTCAAATTAAGGACGAGGATTTGATCAAGCGCTTTCCTGAGTTGTCGGCAGGGTTCAACAGCCTGAAGGACGCGATCAAAAAGCGCGAAGCGGAGCGCCCGTCGGCGTTGCCACAAATCGCGGTATTGACCGAGCCGGGCACGGAACTACCAAAGCATCACCTGTTGGTTCGCGGTGTTTACGCAAACGAAGGGGCCGAAGTGCCGCCCGGAGTTCCCGCCGTGTTTTGCAGCGCCAGGAATTCCTATCAGCTTGTTTCAAACACTGCGCAAAAAAATTCCGGGCGACGACTTGCGCTCGCCCGCTGGTTGACTTCACCGGAACATCCAATGGTGGGCCGCGTGCTGGTGAACCGGGTTTGGCAGCACCACTTCGGCGAGGGGCTGGTCGCCACCGTTGACAATCTGGGCGTGACTGGCGCGAAACCCAGCCATCTCGAATTGCTGGATTACCTGGCCACGGAGTTTGTTCAATCCGGCTGGAAGCTCAAGTCACTGCATCGACTGATTGTCAACTCGGCCACGTATCGGCAGAGCGGCGCTTTGCGCGATGCGGCTTACGCGGTTGATCCGGAAAATACATTACTTTGGCGTTACCCGTTACAACGGCTCGACGCGGAATCCGTCCGCGACGCCATCCTGTTCACCTGCGGCGAACTTAATTTGGAACTTGGCGGGGCTTACGTTCCAACCAAAGCCAACAGCGATAGTCAGGTGGTCGTGGATGAAGCCATAGCCGGCGCCAAACGCCGGTCGCTGTACCTGCAACACCGGCGCACCCAGCCATTGACGATGCTCGATGTGTTCGACACCGCGAGGATGAATCCCAACTGCACCCGGCGCAATCCTTCCACCGTTTCACTGCAATCGCTCGCGTTGTTGAACTCTGATTTCATCCGCGCTCGCAGCCGCGCCTTCGCTCAGCGGCTGGAAAAGGAGTGTGGTGCGGACAACCAACAACGCCTCGAACGAACATTCCTGCTGGCACTCGGACGAAAACCAAACCCCACCGAGCGTTCCGCCGCTGAAGAATTCTTGCAGTCGCAGACGACTCATTACGCCGACAAACCGGACAAGGCCGAACGCGTTTGGACGGACTTCTGCCAGATGGTGCTGGCAGGGAATGCTTTTTTGTATGTGGAATGA
- a CDS encoding SDR family oxidoreductase, protein MNKIDLQGKHAIVTGGARGIGLAIAQRLLASGARCSLWDIDRTALDAAVKSLAGQGEVHTAVVDLTDPASVSGAKESTLKHFGSIEILVNNAGIAGVNKKTWELSLVEWRQVIDVNLFGIFLCCHEVVPAMVAKGYGRIVNIASIAGKEGNPNASHYSASKAGVMALTKSLGKELARSGVIVNCVTPAVIKTDIFDQMTQEHIDYMLSKIPMGRFGLKEEAAALVAWLCSAECSFSTGAVFDLSGGRATY, encoded by the coding sequence ATGAACAAAATCGATTTGCAGGGAAAGCACGCCATCGTGACCGGCGGCGCGCGCGGCATCGGGTTGGCCATAGCTCAACGACTGCTTGCTTCAGGCGCGCGGTGCAGTCTGTGGGACATTGACCGCACGGCACTCGACGCCGCAGTCAAAAGTCTGGCCGGTCAAGGCGAAGTTCACACCGCCGTGGTGGATTTGACCGACCCGGCTTCGGTGTCCGGCGCTAAAGAGTCAACGCTCAAACATTTCGGTTCGATTGAAATCCTGGTCAACAACGCCGGCATCGCGGGGGTGAACAAGAAAACCTGGGAATTGTCGCTCGTCGAATGGCGACAGGTGATCGATGTGAATCTGTTCGGCATATTTTTGTGCTGCCACGAGGTCGTCCCGGCCATGGTCGCGAAAGGCTACGGCCGCATTGTGAACATCGCTTCCATCGCGGGCAAGGAAGGCAACCCCAACGCCTCGCATTACAGCGCGTCCAAGGCCGGCGTCATGGCTTTGACCAAATCGCTCGGCAAAGAACTGGCTCGCTCCGGCGTGATCGTGAACTGCGTCACCCCGGCGGTCATCAAGACGGACATCTTCGATCAGATGACACAGGAACACATCGACTACATGCTGTCCAAAATTCCGATGGGCCGGTTTGGATTGAAGGAAGAGGCCGCCGCCCTCGTGGCCTGGCTTTGCTCGGCGGAATGTTCGTTCAGCACGGGCGCTGTGTTCGATTTATCCGGCGGCCGGGCAACCTATTAA
- a CDS encoding NUDIX domain-containing protein, whose protein sequence is MAHIHERIDFTVAIFVIHDRHILLIHHRKLDQWLPLGGHIELDEDPESAALRESREESGLEVELIGERPPTTGPGTRALIAPRFLDIHRITDTHEHIGMIYWARPKNGSLQLATAEHHDIRWCAADDLDKLQPPMSNAVKWYCRKALEEI, encoded by the coding sequence ATGGCGCACATTCACGAAAGGATTGATTTCACCGTGGCGATCTTTGTCATCCATGACCGGCACATCCTACTCATTCATCACCGCAAGCTCGACCAATGGCTGCCACTGGGCGGTCACATTGAACTGGATGAAGACCCGGAAAGCGCGGCGTTGCGAGAAAGCAGGGAGGAAAGCGGTCTGGAGGTGGAGTTGATCGGCGAACGGCCGCCGACCACCGGGCCGGGCACCCGCGCGCTCATCGCGCCGCGGTTTCTGGACATTCACCGCATCACCGATACGCACGAACACATCGGGATGATCTACTGGGCGCGTCCGAAAAATGGTTCGCTGCAACTTGCCACCGCCGAACATCACGACATTCGCTGGTGCGCCGCTGACGATTTGGACAAACTCCAACCGCCGATGTCGAACGCGGTGAAATGGTATTGTCGCAAAGCCCTGGAAGAAATTTGA